From a region of the Syngnathus scovelli strain Florida chromosome 19, RoL_Ssco_1.2, whole genome shotgun sequence genome:
- the tmem170b gene encoding transmembrane protein 170B isoform X1, which translates to MLPENNDCGSIDCQICDVDLFFMWWQRGDQALSCSPDVPLQMHLWFTIVTTCTRPEMWYWVFLWCLFSSLFVHGVMGMLMFVMLQRHKRGRLIVVVLVSVGFLASLSGGVITSAAIAGVYRVAGKDMAPLEALLLGVGQTSLSVVISFSRILATL; encoded by the exons ATGTTACCAGAGAATAATGACTGCGGTTCAATTGATTGCCAAATTTGTGACGTGGATTTATTTTTCATGTGGTGGCAGCGAGGGGATCAAGCTCTCTCTTGTTCTCCTGATGTTCCTCTCCAAATGCATTTGTGGTTTACGATTGTAACCACCTGCACCCGTCCAG AAATGTGGTACTGGGTGTTCCTGTGGTGTCTTTTCTCCTCACTCTTCGTCCACGGGGTGATGGGGATGCTCATGTTCGTCATGCTGCAGCGCCACAAGCGGGGCCGTCTCATCGTCGTTGTGCTGGTCAGCGTGGGTTTCCTGGCCTCCCTCTCCGGAGGCGTCATCACCA GCGCAGCGATAGCGGGCGTGTACCGCGTGGCAGGGAAGGACATGGCACCCCTGGAGGCTCTGCTTCTCGGTGTGGGCCAAACCAGCCTCTCTGTCGTCATATCCTTCTCACGCATCCTGGCCACACTCTGA
- the tmem170b gene encoding transmembrane protein 170B isoform X2: MPSLKAKHGYSIKEGENPGGGRNMSTNRDYSVNLSVQQVLSLWVQGTTLQHFAEMWYWVFLWCLFSSLFVHGVMGMLMFVMLQRHKRGRLIVVVLVSVGFLASLSGGVITSAAIAGVYRVAGKDMAPLEALLLGVGQTSLSVVISFSRILATL, encoded by the exons ATGCCTTCGCTCAAAGCCAAGCACGGCTATTCAATAAAGGAGGGTGAGAACCCGGGCGGTGGCAGAAACATGTCAACAAATAGGGATTATTCCGTTAATCTATCGGTGCAGCAAGTGCTGAGTCTTTGGGTGCAAGGGACGACGTTGCAGCACTTTGCAG AAATGTGGTACTGGGTGTTCCTGTGGTGTCTTTTCTCCTCACTCTTCGTCCACGGGGTGATGGGGATGCTCATGTTCGTCATGCTGCAGCGCCACAAGCGGGGCCGTCTCATCGTCGTTGTGCTGGTCAGCGTGGGTTTCCTGGCCTCCCTCTCCGGAGGCGTCATCACCA GCGCAGCGATAGCGGGCGTGTACCGCGTGGCAGGGAAGGACATGGCACCCCTGGAGGCTCTGCTTCTCGGTGTGGGCCAAACCAGCCTCTCTGTCGTCATATCCTTCTCACGCATCCTGGCCACACTCTGA